From one Esox lucius isolate fEsoLuc1 chromosome 11, fEsoLuc1.pri, whole genome shotgun sequence genomic stretch:
- the sumo2b gene encoding small ubiquitin-related modifier 2, with translation MADEKPKEGVKTENNDHINLKVAGQDGSVVQFKIKRHTPLSKLMKAYCERQGLTMRQIRFRFDGQPINETDTPAQLEMEDEDTIDVFQQQTGGLY, from the exons ATGGCTGACGAGAAACCCAAG GAGGgagtaaaaacagaaaacaacgaCCACATAAATTTGAAGGTTGCTGGGCAAGACGGCTCTGTAGTGCAGTTCAAGATCAAGAGGCACACGCCGCTCAGCAAACTCATGAAGGCGTACTGTGAGAGACAG GGGTTGACGATGAGGCAAATCCGGTTCCGGTTTGATGGACAACCAATAAACGAGACTGACACACCAGCACAG TTGGAAATGGAGGATGAGGATACAATCGATGTTTTCCAGCAACAGACAGGGGGTCTATACTAA